The following proteins are encoded in a genomic region of Candidatus Rokuibacteriota bacterium:
- a CDS encoding VacJ family lipoprotein → MRSSSRVWPVLIVFAILGFAFGGCSTLSSSLASESSVLASRAPVAAPAEPAMPESDVSANTDESVAAPVVVTYDPVTSENAPNWVVALSGPVDPSLRGTPDTVPPDPDVEEYDPWEKFNEKMFSFNYNMDKYVLKPAAKGYNFVVPDMFQTMIDNAFTNLRMPSRFVNKVLQWKLLDATKEMGRFLINSTLGVGGLFDVARQEMGLERQKADLGQTLGIWGIGPGPYLVLPLLPPLTVRDGIGFAGDGAMNPLYYYIPFFVDQFAMKAGDTINDRSLNLDLFQGIEESTVDLYSSVRNGYLQRRNRLIKEGR, encoded by the coding sequence GTGCGCTCGAGCTCGCGGGTCTGGCCGGTCCTGATCGTCTTCGCAATCCTCGGCTTCGCTTTCGGCGGTTGCAGCACGTTGTCGTCGAGCTTGGCCAGCGAGAGCTCCGTGCTCGCTTCCCGCGCGCCGGTCGCGGCGCCGGCTGAGCCTGCGATGCCCGAATCCGACGTCTCCGCGAACACGGACGAGTCCGTCGCCGCTCCCGTTGTCGTCACCTACGATCCCGTCACCAGCGAGAACGCTCCCAACTGGGTCGTCGCGCTCTCCGGACCCGTTGACCCCTCGCTGCGCGGCACTCCGGACACCGTGCCGCCGGACCCGGACGTGGAAGAGTACGACCCGTGGGAGAAGTTCAACGAGAAGATGTTCAGCTTCAACTACAACATGGACAAGTACGTGTTGAAGCCGGCGGCGAAGGGCTACAACTTCGTCGTGCCGGACATGTTCCAAACCATGATCGACAACGCCTTCACGAACCTGCGCATGCCGTCGCGATTCGTGAACAAGGTGTTGCAGTGGAAGCTCCTCGACGCCACCAAGGAGATGGGCCGCTTCCTCATCAACTCCACGCTCGGGGTCGGCGGGCTCTTCGACGTTGCGCGCCAGGAGATGGGACTCGAGCGGCAGAAGGCCGACCTCGGCCAGACGCTCGGCATCTGGGGCATCGGGCCCGGGCCGTACCTCGTGCTGCCCCTGCTGCCGCCGCTGACCGTCCGCGATGGCATCGGCTTCGCCGGCGATGGAGCGATGAACCCACTCTACTACTACATCCCCTTCTTTGTCGATCAGTTTGCGATGAAGGCCGGCGACACGATTAACGATCGTTCGCTCAACCTCGACCTCTTCCAGGGCATCGAGGAGTCGACGGTCGATCTGTACAGCTCCGTCCGCAACGGCTATCTCCAGCGCCGCAACCGGCTGATCAAAGAAGGCAGGTAG
- a CDS encoding NYN domain-containing protein, producing MRWLVDGYNVIRRAPELKSREQESLEAGRQALCALLVEVARVSGDSFTVVFDGAQAGGRAGGGSGVSVIFSSARESADSVLARMARDGGAVVSNDREVRRAAERAGATVVTTDQFLARLDQARRLPPEAPADLMDGDEEEPSRGPRKGNPRRLSKKDRATQRALGRLGPGRHPHAH from the coding sequence ATGCGCTGGCTCGTGGACGGCTACAACGTAATCAGGCGCGCGCCGGAGCTCAAATCGCGAGAGCAGGAGAGCCTCGAAGCGGGTCGCCAGGCGCTCTGCGCGCTGCTGGTCGAGGTCGCACGCGTGTCAGGGGACAGCTTCACCGTTGTCTTCGATGGCGCCCAGGCGGGCGGGCGCGCGGGCGGAGGCTCCGGCGTCAGCGTGATTTTCTCGAGCGCCCGCGAGTCCGCCGACAGTGTGCTGGCGCGCATGGCGCGCGATGGGGGCGCCGTCGTTTCAAACGACCGGGAAGTGCGCAGGGCAGCCGAGCGCGCCGGCGCCACCGTCGTCACCACCGACCAGTTCCTGGCGCGCCTCGACCAGGCTCGCCGGCTCCCGCCCGAAGCCCCAGCGGACCTGATGGACGGCGACGAGGAGGAGCCCAGTCGCGGACCGCGCAAGGGCAACCCGCGGCGGCTCAGCAAGAAAGACCGGGCTACCCAACGAGCTCTCGGCCGCCTGGGCCCCGGCCGCCACCCCCATGCCCATTAA
- a CDS encoding NAD(P)-dependent oxidoreductase encodes MHIGFVGTGNMGRPMAKNILKAGHQMTVFDLRPEATAPLEALGARRAADLPSLARDVRVTLMSLPDARAVEAALWGPAGLMEGARSGDVVFDLSTVGPESTRAQHARMAERGVRLIDAPVSGSVSGAEAGTLAVMIGADAAAVAPYETVLGAIGTSLFRLGEVGRGNILKLLNNYVALSNQAVLCEAMALADRLGIPRQTVGEVVGKSSGASFILERKLGAMVERDYKAGFFVDLAWKDLGLGLELAAAAGAKTAVGREAWKLYGQAREAGLGRLDSSGLLGLLEPKR; translated from the coding sequence ATGCACATCGGCTTCGTCGGTACCGGAAACATGGGCCGTCCCATGGCCAAGAACATCCTGAAGGCCGGGCATCAGATGACCGTCTTCGATCTCCGGCCCGAGGCGACGGCGCCGCTCGAGGCGCTCGGCGCGCGCCGGGCGGCGGACCTGCCGTCTCTCGCGCGAGACGTCCGCGTCACGCTCATGAGCCTGCCCGACGCGCGGGCGGTGGAGGCCGCCCTGTGGGGTCCGGCGGGGCTCATGGAGGGCGCCCGGTCCGGCGACGTGGTGTTCGATCTGTCCACGGTCGGGCCCGAGAGCACCCGGGCGCAGCACGCGCGGATGGCCGAGCGGGGCGTGCGGCTGATCGACGCGCCCGTCTCGGGCAGCGTGAGCGGCGCCGAGGCCGGAACGCTCGCCGTGATGATCGGAGCGGATGCTGCGGCCGTGGCGCCCTACGAGACGGTCCTGGGCGCTATCGGCACCAGCCTCTTCCGCCTTGGCGAAGTCGGACGGGGGAACATCCTCAAGCTCCTCAACAACTACGTCGCGCTGTCCAACCAAGCCGTGCTCTGCGAGGCCATGGCGCTGGCCGACCGGCTCGGCATCCCGCGGCAGACCGTGGGCGAGGTCGTGGGCAAGAGCTCCGGCGCGTCGTTCATCCTCGAGCGCAAGCTCGGGGCCATGGTCGAGCGGGACTACAAGGCGGGCTTTTTCGTGGATCTCGCGTGGAAGGACCTCGGCTTGGGACTCGAGCTGGCGGCCGCTGCGGGAGCGAAGACCGCCGTTGGGCGGGAAGCCTGGAAGCTCTACGGGCAGGCCCGCGAGGCGGGCCTGGGAAGGCTCGACAGCTCGGGGCTCCTTGGGCTGCTGGAGCCCAAGCGCTGA